From Ipomoea triloba cultivar NCNSP0323 chromosome 5, ASM357664v1, the proteins below share one genomic window:
- the LOC116020745 gene encoding protein TPX2-like isoform X3 — protein sequence MDDDMDYFVEVEQDECHKPSEIDLDYEFDAARFFDFSHSETIFEIIEAELWFHASGNYPPSPLIIKTNWGSGTSSEQKTAGTSSDSSMSQETPESKSKSAPKLSKHRISTLMKPTASHLAKLNHAQKVYSTHIGERSLKAANKSDEQSLQSSSGFDNLATKRQKLETGYLCKVSHLKHQAQMLHKLSKKQGGFPVSNNLVNYKLKVTVPKQPELKTLHRAQIRRSKSDLQSSEHEKQKTNTLKAVPLNKKIPEACLKPQPKKSKQKLPNFREFHLKTMERATIHSPDNLSSHHTANSVVQSTATYPRRPKAPSPMKPEKSERSPQTNSGLSNRKLSYGEHHAHAVCQNTREGTTLHRQSQSSNNLRLLQHPPTELFNKMSLVPDTDTAAAAISQPKLRLSGKGMKENAPDPSRNGSSVSKQYQQFQDSFLLKKSNYFLYCYSQMQKYGGKPNHSGIGRTTSKIVCHPSVNRKLGIR from the exons ATGGACGACGATATGGATTATTTCGTTGAGGTTGAGCAGGATGAATGCCACAAGCCATCGGAGATTGATTTGGATTACGAGTTTGATGCCGCTCGTTTCTTCGATTTCTCCCACTCCGAGACGATCTTCGAGATCATAGAAGCCGAGCTTTGGTTCCATGCCTCCGGCAATTATCCGCCTTCTC CTTTAATTATCAAGACAAATTGGGGGAGTGGCACTTCTTCAGAACAGAAGACAGCAG GAACATCAAGTGATAGTAGCATGTCTCAAGAAACTccagaatcaaaatcaaaatcagcACCCAAATTATCCAAACACAGGATTTCAACATTAATGAAACCCACTGCTAGTCACCTGGCCAAGCTAAACCATGCTCAGAAAGTATATTCTACTCACATTGGTGAAAG ATCACTGAAGGCAGCCAATAAGTCTGATGAGCAAAGTCTGCAAAGTTCTTCTGGATTCGATAATCTAGCTACCAAACGACAAAAACTAGAGACTGGTTACTTGTGTAAG GTTTCTCATCTGAAGCATCAAGCTCAGATGTTACACAAATTATCCAAAAAG CAGGGTGGATTTCCTGTTTCCAATAACTTAGTTAACTATAAGTTAAAGGTCACTGTTCCCAAACAGCCTGAACTGAAAACACTGCATAGAGCGCAAATCCGGAG GTCCAAGAGTGATTTGCAGTCAAGTGAGCATGAAAAACAGAAAACTAATACCCTTAAAGCAGTGCCATTGAACAAAAAA ATTCCTGAGGCTTGTCTGAAGCCCCAACCTAAGAAGAGCAAACAGAAATTGCCAAATTTTCGA GAGTTTCACTTGAAGACAATGGAGAGGGCAACGATACATTCCCCTGATAAT TTATCAAGTCATCATACTGCTAATTCTGTTGTACAAAGCACAGCCACTTACCCCAGAAG ACCAAAAGCTCCAAGTCCAATGAAGCCTGAGAAAAGTGAAAGGTCACCCCAGACCAACTCTGGCCTATCTAATAGG AAACTTTCATATGGGGAACACCATGCTCATGCTGTATGTCAAAATACCAGAGAAGGGACTACACTCCATAGA CAATCCCAATCTTCAAATAATTTGAGACTATTGCAGCATCCTCCAACAGAATTATTTAACAAG ATGTCCCTTGTACCTGACACAGACACTGCTGCTGCAGCAATATCTCAGCCAAAATTGCGTCTTTCTGGAAAG GGCATGAAAGAGAACGCTCCAGATCCCTCCCGAAATGGATCTTCAGTAAGCAAGCAATACCAGCAATTTCAAGATTCTTTCTtacttaaaaaatcaaattattttctttactgTTATTCTCAAATGCAGAAATATGGTGGGAAACCAAACCATAGTGGAATAGGGAGGACTACTTCCAAGATTGTATGCCATCCCAGCGTCAACAG AAAGTTGGGAATTCGCTGA
- the LOC116020745 gene encoding protein TPX2-like isoform X1 → MDDDMDYFVEVEQDECHKPSEIDLDYEFDAARFFDFSHSETIFEIIEAELWFHASGNYPPSPLIIKTNWGSGTSSEQKTAGTSSDSSMSQETPESKSKSAPKLSKHRISTLMKPTASHLAKLNHAQKVYSTHIGERSLKAANKSDEQSLQSSSGFDNLATKRQKLETGYLCKVSHLKHQAQMLHKLSKKQGGFPVSNNLVNYKLKVTVPKQPELKTLHRAQIRSFRSKSDLQSSEHEKQKTNTLKAVPLNKKIPEACLKPQPKKSKQKLPNFREFHLKTMERATIHSPDNLSSHHTANSVVQSTATYPRRPKAPSPMKPEKSERSPQTNSGLSNRKLSYGEHHAHAVCQNTREGTTLHRQSQSSNNLRLLQHPPTELFNKMSLVPDTDTAAAAISQPKLRLSGKGMKENAPDPSRNGSSVSKQYQQFQDSFLLKKSNYFLYCYSQMQKYGGKPNHSGIGRTTSKIVCHPSVNRKLGIR, encoded by the exons ATGGACGACGATATGGATTATTTCGTTGAGGTTGAGCAGGATGAATGCCACAAGCCATCGGAGATTGATTTGGATTACGAGTTTGATGCCGCTCGTTTCTTCGATTTCTCCCACTCCGAGACGATCTTCGAGATCATAGAAGCCGAGCTTTGGTTCCATGCCTCCGGCAATTATCCGCCTTCTC CTTTAATTATCAAGACAAATTGGGGGAGTGGCACTTCTTCAGAACAGAAGACAGCAG GAACATCAAGTGATAGTAGCATGTCTCAAGAAACTccagaatcaaaatcaaaatcagcACCCAAATTATCCAAACACAGGATTTCAACATTAATGAAACCCACTGCTAGTCACCTGGCCAAGCTAAACCATGCTCAGAAAGTATATTCTACTCACATTGGTGAAAG ATCACTGAAGGCAGCCAATAAGTCTGATGAGCAAAGTCTGCAAAGTTCTTCTGGATTCGATAATCTAGCTACCAAACGACAAAAACTAGAGACTGGTTACTTGTGTAAG GTTTCTCATCTGAAGCATCAAGCTCAGATGTTACACAAATTATCCAAAAAG CAGGGTGGATTTCCTGTTTCCAATAACTTAGTTAACTATAAGTTAAAGGTCACTGTTCCCAAACAGCCTGAACTGAAAACACTGCATAGAGCGCAAATCCGGAG TTTCAGGTCCAAGAGTGATTTGCAGTCAAGTGAGCATGAAAAACAGAAAACTAATACCCTTAAAGCAGTGCCATTGAACAAAAAA ATTCCTGAGGCTTGTCTGAAGCCCCAACCTAAGAAGAGCAAACAGAAATTGCCAAATTTTCGA GAGTTTCACTTGAAGACAATGGAGAGGGCAACGATACATTCCCCTGATAAT TTATCAAGTCATCATACTGCTAATTCTGTTGTACAAAGCACAGCCACTTACCCCAGAAG ACCAAAAGCTCCAAGTCCAATGAAGCCTGAGAAAAGTGAAAGGTCACCCCAGACCAACTCTGGCCTATCTAATAGG AAACTTTCATATGGGGAACACCATGCTCATGCTGTATGTCAAAATACCAGAGAAGGGACTACACTCCATAGA CAATCCCAATCTTCAAATAATTTGAGACTATTGCAGCATCCTCCAACAGAATTATTTAACAAG ATGTCCCTTGTACCTGACACAGACACTGCTGCTGCAGCAATATCTCAGCCAAAATTGCGTCTTTCTGGAAAG GGCATGAAAGAGAACGCTCCAGATCCCTCCCGAAATGGATCTTCAGTAAGCAAGCAATACCAGCAATTTCAAGATTCTTTCTtacttaaaaaatcaaattattttctttactgTTATTCTCAAATGCAGAAATATGGTGGGAAACCAAACCATAGTGGAATAGGGAGGACTACTTCCAAGATTGTATGCCATCCCAGCGTCAACAG AAAGTTGGGAATTCGCTGA
- the LOC116020745 gene encoding protein TPX2-like isoform X7 yields the protein MDDDMDYFVEVEQDECHKPSEIDLDYEFDAARFFDFSHSETIFEIIEAELWFHASGNYPPSPLIIKTNWGSGTSSEQKTAGTSSDSSMSQETPESKSKSAPKLSKHRISTLMKPTASHLAKLNHAQKVYSTHIGERSLKAANKSDEQSLQSSSGFDNLATKRQKLETGYLCKVSHLKHQAQMLHKLSKKQGGFPVSNNLVNYKLKVTVPKQPELKTLHRAQIRSFRSKSDLQSSEHEKQKTNTLKAVPLNKKIPEACLKPQPKKSKQKLPNFREFHLKTMERATIHSPDNLSSHHTANSVVQSTATYPRRPKAPSPMKPEKSERSPQTNSGLSNRKLSYGEHHAHAVCQNTREGTTLHRQSQSSNNLRLLQHPPTELFNKMSLVPDTDTAAAAISQPKLRLSGKGMKENAPDPSRNGSSKYGGKPNHSGIGRTTSKIVCHPSVNRKLGIR from the exons ATGGACGACGATATGGATTATTTCGTTGAGGTTGAGCAGGATGAATGCCACAAGCCATCGGAGATTGATTTGGATTACGAGTTTGATGCCGCTCGTTTCTTCGATTTCTCCCACTCCGAGACGATCTTCGAGATCATAGAAGCCGAGCTTTGGTTCCATGCCTCCGGCAATTATCCGCCTTCTC CTTTAATTATCAAGACAAATTGGGGGAGTGGCACTTCTTCAGAACAGAAGACAGCAG GAACATCAAGTGATAGTAGCATGTCTCAAGAAACTccagaatcaaaatcaaaatcagcACCCAAATTATCCAAACACAGGATTTCAACATTAATGAAACCCACTGCTAGTCACCTGGCCAAGCTAAACCATGCTCAGAAAGTATATTCTACTCACATTGGTGAAAG ATCACTGAAGGCAGCCAATAAGTCTGATGAGCAAAGTCTGCAAAGTTCTTCTGGATTCGATAATCTAGCTACCAAACGACAAAAACTAGAGACTGGTTACTTGTGTAAG GTTTCTCATCTGAAGCATCAAGCTCAGATGTTACACAAATTATCCAAAAAG CAGGGTGGATTTCCTGTTTCCAATAACTTAGTTAACTATAAGTTAAAGGTCACTGTTCCCAAACAGCCTGAACTGAAAACACTGCATAGAGCGCAAATCCGGAG TTTCAGGTCCAAGAGTGATTTGCAGTCAAGTGAGCATGAAAAACAGAAAACTAATACCCTTAAAGCAGTGCCATTGAACAAAAAA ATTCCTGAGGCTTGTCTGAAGCCCCAACCTAAGAAGAGCAAACAGAAATTGCCAAATTTTCGA GAGTTTCACTTGAAGACAATGGAGAGGGCAACGATACATTCCCCTGATAAT TTATCAAGTCATCATACTGCTAATTCTGTTGTACAAAGCACAGCCACTTACCCCAGAAG ACCAAAAGCTCCAAGTCCAATGAAGCCTGAGAAAAGTGAAAGGTCACCCCAGACCAACTCTGGCCTATCTAATAGG AAACTTTCATATGGGGAACACCATGCTCATGCTGTATGTCAAAATACCAGAGAAGGGACTACACTCCATAGA CAATCCCAATCTTCAAATAATTTGAGACTATTGCAGCATCCTCCAACAGAATTATTTAACAAG ATGTCCCTTGTACCTGACACAGACACTGCTGCTGCAGCAATATCTCAGCCAAAATTGCGTCTTTCTGGAAAG GGCATGAAAGAGAACGCTCCAGATCCCTCCCGAAATGGATCTTCA AAATATGGTGGGAAACCAAACCATAGTGGAATAGGGAGGACTACTTCCAAGATTGTATGCCATCCCAGCGTCAACAG AAAGTTGGGAATTCGCTGA
- the LOC116020745 gene encoding uncharacterized protein LOC116020745 isoform X5, whose amino-acid sequence MDDDMDYFVEVEQDECHKPSEIDLDYEFDAARFFDFSHSETIFEIIEAELWFHASGNYPPSPLIIKTNWGSGTSSEQKTAGTSSDSSMSQETPESKSKSAPKLSKHRISTLMKPTASHLAKLNHAQKVYSTHIGERSLKAANKSDEQSLQSSSGFDNLATKRQKLETGYLCKVSHLKHQAQMLHKLSKKQGGFPVSNNLVNYKLKVTVPKQPELKTLHRAQIRSFRSKSDLQSSEHEKQKTNTLKAVPLNKKEFHLKTMERATIHSPDNLSSHHTANSVVQSTATYPRRPKAPSPMKPEKSERSPQTNSGLSNRKLSYGEHHAHAVCQNTREGTTLHRQSQSSNNLRLLQHPPTELFNKMSLVPDTDTAAAAISQPKLRLSGKGMKENAPDPSRNGSSVSKQYQQFQDSFLLKKSNYFLYCYSQMQKYGGKPNHSGIGRTTSKIVCHPSVNRKLGIR is encoded by the exons ATGGACGACGATATGGATTATTTCGTTGAGGTTGAGCAGGATGAATGCCACAAGCCATCGGAGATTGATTTGGATTACGAGTTTGATGCCGCTCGTTTCTTCGATTTCTCCCACTCCGAGACGATCTTCGAGATCATAGAAGCCGAGCTTTGGTTCCATGCCTCCGGCAATTATCCGCCTTCTC CTTTAATTATCAAGACAAATTGGGGGAGTGGCACTTCTTCAGAACAGAAGACAGCAG GAACATCAAGTGATAGTAGCATGTCTCAAGAAACTccagaatcaaaatcaaaatcagcACCCAAATTATCCAAACACAGGATTTCAACATTAATGAAACCCACTGCTAGTCACCTGGCCAAGCTAAACCATGCTCAGAAAGTATATTCTACTCACATTGGTGAAAG ATCACTGAAGGCAGCCAATAAGTCTGATGAGCAAAGTCTGCAAAGTTCTTCTGGATTCGATAATCTAGCTACCAAACGACAAAAACTAGAGACTGGTTACTTGTGTAAG GTTTCTCATCTGAAGCATCAAGCTCAGATGTTACACAAATTATCCAAAAAG CAGGGTGGATTTCCTGTTTCCAATAACTTAGTTAACTATAAGTTAAAGGTCACTGTTCCCAAACAGCCTGAACTGAAAACACTGCATAGAGCGCAAATCCGGAG TTTCAGGTCCAAGAGTGATTTGCAGTCAAGTGAGCATGAAAAACAGAAAACTAATACCCTTAAAGCAGTGCCATTGAACAAAAAA GAGTTTCACTTGAAGACAATGGAGAGGGCAACGATACATTCCCCTGATAAT TTATCAAGTCATCATACTGCTAATTCTGTTGTACAAAGCACAGCCACTTACCCCAGAAG ACCAAAAGCTCCAAGTCCAATGAAGCCTGAGAAAAGTGAAAGGTCACCCCAGACCAACTCTGGCCTATCTAATAGG AAACTTTCATATGGGGAACACCATGCTCATGCTGTATGTCAAAATACCAGAGAAGGGACTACACTCCATAGA CAATCCCAATCTTCAAATAATTTGAGACTATTGCAGCATCCTCCAACAGAATTATTTAACAAG ATGTCCCTTGTACCTGACACAGACACTGCTGCTGCAGCAATATCTCAGCCAAAATTGCGTCTTTCTGGAAAG GGCATGAAAGAGAACGCTCCAGATCCCTCCCGAAATGGATCTTCAGTAAGCAAGCAATACCAGCAATTTCAAGATTCTTTCTtacttaaaaaatcaaattattttctttactgTTATTCTCAAATGCAGAAATATGGTGGGAAACCAAACCATAGTGGAATAGGGAGGACTACTTCCAAGATTGTATGCCATCCCAGCGTCAACAG AAAGTTGGGAATTCGCTGA
- the LOC116020745 gene encoding protein TPX2-like isoform X4 — translation MDDDMDYFVEVEQDECHKPSEIDLDYEFDAARFFDFSHSETIFEIIEAELWFHASGNYPPSPLIIKTNWGSGTSSEQKTAGTSSDSSMSQETPESKSKSAPKLSKHRISTLMKPTASHLAKLNHAQKVYSTHIGERSLKAANKSDEQSLQSSSGFDNLATKRQKLETGYLCKVSHLKHQAQMLHKLSKKGGFPVSNNLVNYKLKVTVPKQPELKTLHRAQIRRSKSDLQSSEHEKQKTNTLKAVPLNKKIPEACLKPQPKKSKQKLPNFREFHLKTMERATIHSPDNLSSHHTANSVVQSTATYPRRPKAPSPMKPEKSERSPQTNSGLSNRKLSYGEHHAHAVCQNTREGTTLHRQSQSSNNLRLLQHPPTELFNKMSLVPDTDTAAAAISQPKLRLSGKGMKENAPDPSRNGSSVSKQYQQFQDSFLLKKSNYFLYCYSQMQKYGGKPNHSGIGRTTSKIVCHPSVNRKLGIR, via the exons ATGGACGACGATATGGATTATTTCGTTGAGGTTGAGCAGGATGAATGCCACAAGCCATCGGAGATTGATTTGGATTACGAGTTTGATGCCGCTCGTTTCTTCGATTTCTCCCACTCCGAGACGATCTTCGAGATCATAGAAGCCGAGCTTTGGTTCCATGCCTCCGGCAATTATCCGCCTTCTC CTTTAATTATCAAGACAAATTGGGGGAGTGGCACTTCTTCAGAACAGAAGACAGCAG GAACATCAAGTGATAGTAGCATGTCTCAAGAAACTccagaatcaaaatcaaaatcagcACCCAAATTATCCAAACACAGGATTTCAACATTAATGAAACCCACTGCTAGTCACCTGGCCAAGCTAAACCATGCTCAGAAAGTATATTCTACTCACATTGGTGAAAG ATCACTGAAGGCAGCCAATAAGTCTGATGAGCAAAGTCTGCAAAGTTCTTCTGGATTCGATAATCTAGCTACCAAACGACAAAAACTAGAGACTGGTTACTTGTGTAAG GTTTCTCATCTGAAGCATCAAGCTCAGATGTTACACAAATTATCCAAAAAG GGTGGATTTCCTGTTTCCAATAACTTAGTTAACTATAAGTTAAAGGTCACTGTTCCCAAACAGCCTGAACTGAAAACACTGCATAGAGCGCAAATCCGGAG GTCCAAGAGTGATTTGCAGTCAAGTGAGCATGAAAAACAGAAAACTAATACCCTTAAAGCAGTGCCATTGAACAAAAAA ATTCCTGAGGCTTGTCTGAAGCCCCAACCTAAGAAGAGCAAACAGAAATTGCCAAATTTTCGA GAGTTTCACTTGAAGACAATGGAGAGGGCAACGATACATTCCCCTGATAAT TTATCAAGTCATCATACTGCTAATTCTGTTGTACAAAGCACAGCCACTTACCCCAGAAG ACCAAAAGCTCCAAGTCCAATGAAGCCTGAGAAAAGTGAAAGGTCACCCCAGACCAACTCTGGCCTATCTAATAGG AAACTTTCATATGGGGAACACCATGCTCATGCTGTATGTCAAAATACCAGAGAAGGGACTACACTCCATAGA CAATCCCAATCTTCAAATAATTTGAGACTATTGCAGCATCCTCCAACAGAATTATTTAACAAG ATGTCCCTTGTACCTGACACAGACACTGCTGCTGCAGCAATATCTCAGCCAAAATTGCGTCTTTCTGGAAAG GGCATGAAAGAGAACGCTCCAGATCCCTCCCGAAATGGATCTTCAGTAAGCAAGCAATACCAGCAATTTCAAGATTCTTTCTtacttaaaaaatcaaattattttctttactgTTATTCTCAAATGCAGAAATATGGTGGGAAACCAAACCATAGTGGAATAGGGAGGACTACTTCCAAGATTGTATGCCATCCCAGCGTCAACAG AAAGTTGGGAATTCGCTGA
- the LOC116020745 gene encoding protein TPX2-like isoform X2, with protein sequence MDDDMDYFVEVEQDECHKPSEIDLDYEFDAARFFDFSHSETIFEIIEAELWFHASGNYPPSPLIIKTNWGSGTSSEQKTAGTSSDSSMSQETPESKSKSAPKLSKHRISTLMKPTASHLAKLNHAQKVYSTHIGERSLKAANKSDEQSLQSSSGFDNLATKRQKLETGYLCKVSHLKHQAQMLHKLSKKGGFPVSNNLVNYKLKVTVPKQPELKTLHRAQIRSFRSKSDLQSSEHEKQKTNTLKAVPLNKKIPEACLKPQPKKSKQKLPNFREFHLKTMERATIHSPDNLSSHHTANSVVQSTATYPRRPKAPSPMKPEKSERSPQTNSGLSNRKLSYGEHHAHAVCQNTREGTTLHRQSQSSNNLRLLQHPPTELFNKMSLVPDTDTAAAAISQPKLRLSGKGMKENAPDPSRNGSSVSKQYQQFQDSFLLKKSNYFLYCYSQMQKYGGKPNHSGIGRTTSKIVCHPSVNRKLGIR encoded by the exons ATGGACGACGATATGGATTATTTCGTTGAGGTTGAGCAGGATGAATGCCACAAGCCATCGGAGATTGATTTGGATTACGAGTTTGATGCCGCTCGTTTCTTCGATTTCTCCCACTCCGAGACGATCTTCGAGATCATAGAAGCCGAGCTTTGGTTCCATGCCTCCGGCAATTATCCGCCTTCTC CTTTAATTATCAAGACAAATTGGGGGAGTGGCACTTCTTCAGAACAGAAGACAGCAG GAACATCAAGTGATAGTAGCATGTCTCAAGAAACTccagaatcaaaatcaaaatcagcACCCAAATTATCCAAACACAGGATTTCAACATTAATGAAACCCACTGCTAGTCACCTGGCCAAGCTAAACCATGCTCAGAAAGTATATTCTACTCACATTGGTGAAAG ATCACTGAAGGCAGCCAATAAGTCTGATGAGCAAAGTCTGCAAAGTTCTTCTGGATTCGATAATCTAGCTACCAAACGACAAAAACTAGAGACTGGTTACTTGTGTAAG GTTTCTCATCTGAAGCATCAAGCTCAGATGTTACACAAATTATCCAAAAAG GGTGGATTTCCTGTTTCCAATAACTTAGTTAACTATAAGTTAAAGGTCACTGTTCCCAAACAGCCTGAACTGAAAACACTGCATAGAGCGCAAATCCGGAG TTTCAGGTCCAAGAGTGATTTGCAGTCAAGTGAGCATGAAAAACAGAAAACTAATACCCTTAAAGCAGTGCCATTGAACAAAAAA ATTCCTGAGGCTTGTCTGAAGCCCCAACCTAAGAAGAGCAAACAGAAATTGCCAAATTTTCGA GAGTTTCACTTGAAGACAATGGAGAGGGCAACGATACATTCCCCTGATAAT TTATCAAGTCATCATACTGCTAATTCTGTTGTACAAAGCACAGCCACTTACCCCAGAAG ACCAAAAGCTCCAAGTCCAATGAAGCCTGAGAAAAGTGAAAGGTCACCCCAGACCAACTCTGGCCTATCTAATAGG AAACTTTCATATGGGGAACACCATGCTCATGCTGTATGTCAAAATACCAGAGAAGGGACTACACTCCATAGA CAATCCCAATCTTCAAATAATTTGAGACTATTGCAGCATCCTCCAACAGAATTATTTAACAAG ATGTCCCTTGTACCTGACACAGACACTGCTGCTGCAGCAATATCTCAGCCAAAATTGCGTCTTTCTGGAAAG GGCATGAAAGAGAACGCTCCAGATCCCTCCCGAAATGGATCTTCAGTAAGCAAGCAATACCAGCAATTTCAAGATTCTTTCTtacttaaaaaatcaaattattttctttactgTTATTCTCAAATGCAGAAATATGGTGGGAAACCAAACCATAGTGGAATAGGGAGGACTACTTCCAAGATTGTATGCCATCCCAGCGTCAACAG AAAGTTGGGAATTCGCTGA
- the LOC116020745 gene encoding protein TPX2-like isoform X6, with protein sequence MDDDMDYFVEVEQDECHKPSEIDLDYEFDAARFFDFSHSETIFEIIEAELWFHASGNYPPSPLIIKTNWGSGTSSEQKTAGTSSDSSMSQETPESKSKSAPKLSKHRISTLMKPTASHLAKLNHAQKVYSTHIGERSLKAANKSDEQSLQSSSGFDNLATKRQKLETGYLCKVSHLKHQAQMLHKLSKKQGGFPVSNNLVNYKLKVTVPKQPELKTLHRAQIRRSKSDLQSSEHEKQKTNTLKAVPLNKKEFHLKTMERATIHSPDNLSSHHTANSVVQSTATYPRRPKAPSPMKPEKSERSPQTNSGLSNRKLSYGEHHAHAVCQNTREGTTLHRQSQSSNNLRLLQHPPTELFNKMSLVPDTDTAAAAISQPKLRLSGKGMKENAPDPSRNGSSVSKQYQQFQDSFLLKKSNYFLYCYSQMQKYGGKPNHSGIGRTTSKIVCHPSVNRKLGIR encoded by the exons ATGGACGACGATATGGATTATTTCGTTGAGGTTGAGCAGGATGAATGCCACAAGCCATCGGAGATTGATTTGGATTACGAGTTTGATGCCGCTCGTTTCTTCGATTTCTCCCACTCCGAGACGATCTTCGAGATCATAGAAGCCGAGCTTTGGTTCCATGCCTCCGGCAATTATCCGCCTTCTC CTTTAATTATCAAGACAAATTGGGGGAGTGGCACTTCTTCAGAACAGAAGACAGCAG GAACATCAAGTGATAGTAGCATGTCTCAAGAAACTccagaatcaaaatcaaaatcagcACCCAAATTATCCAAACACAGGATTTCAACATTAATGAAACCCACTGCTAGTCACCTGGCCAAGCTAAACCATGCTCAGAAAGTATATTCTACTCACATTGGTGAAAG ATCACTGAAGGCAGCCAATAAGTCTGATGAGCAAAGTCTGCAAAGTTCTTCTGGATTCGATAATCTAGCTACCAAACGACAAAAACTAGAGACTGGTTACTTGTGTAAG GTTTCTCATCTGAAGCATCAAGCTCAGATGTTACACAAATTATCCAAAAAG CAGGGTGGATTTCCTGTTTCCAATAACTTAGTTAACTATAAGTTAAAGGTCACTGTTCCCAAACAGCCTGAACTGAAAACACTGCATAGAGCGCAAATCCGGAG GTCCAAGAGTGATTTGCAGTCAAGTGAGCATGAAAAACAGAAAACTAATACCCTTAAAGCAGTGCCATTGAACAAAAAA GAGTTTCACTTGAAGACAATGGAGAGGGCAACGATACATTCCCCTGATAAT TTATCAAGTCATCATACTGCTAATTCTGTTGTACAAAGCACAGCCACTTACCCCAGAAG ACCAAAAGCTCCAAGTCCAATGAAGCCTGAGAAAAGTGAAAGGTCACCCCAGACCAACTCTGGCCTATCTAATAGG AAACTTTCATATGGGGAACACCATGCTCATGCTGTATGTCAAAATACCAGAGAAGGGACTACACTCCATAGA CAATCCCAATCTTCAAATAATTTGAGACTATTGCAGCATCCTCCAACAGAATTATTTAACAAG ATGTCCCTTGTACCTGACACAGACACTGCTGCTGCAGCAATATCTCAGCCAAAATTGCGTCTTTCTGGAAAG GGCATGAAAGAGAACGCTCCAGATCCCTCCCGAAATGGATCTTCAGTAAGCAAGCAATACCAGCAATTTCAAGATTCTTTCTtacttaaaaaatcaaattattttctttactgTTATTCTCAAATGCAGAAATATGGTGGGAAACCAAACCATAGTGGAATAGGGAGGACTACTTCCAAGATTGTATGCCATCCCAGCGTCAACAG AAAGTTGGGAATTCGCTGA
- the LOC116018856 gene encoding cysteine and histidine-rich domain-containing protein RAR1, translating into MEKLRCQRIGCNAFFTEDDNPEGSCTYHDSGPLFHDGMKEWSCCKKRSHDFSLFLEIPGCKTGKHTTEKPVLTKPASAAPNRPVPAPTTTPSASSKENCARCRQGFFCSDHGSQPKEVNPKSSNTVASTSNESNQDLHESHPPPPKKVVDINQPQTCKNKGCGKTFTEKENHDTACSYHPGPAIFHDRMRGWKCCDIHVKEFDEFMAIPPCTKGWHNADPVS; encoded by the exons ATGGAGAAGCTTCGATGCCAGAGGATCGGCTGCAACGCCTTTTTCACGGAGGATGATAATCCAGAAGGTTCCTGCACTTATCACGATTCG GGT CCCCTATTCCATGACGGGATGAAAGAGTGGAGTTGTTGCAAGAAAAGAAGTCACGATTTCAGTTTGTTTCTAGAAATTCCGGG GTGTAAGACAGGGAAACACACAACAGAAAAACCAGTTTTAACAAAGCCAGCTTCTGCTGCTCCAAATAGACCAGTTCCTGCTCCAACTACCACGCCCAGTGCATCATCCAAAGAAAATTGTGCTAGGTGCCGCCAGGGTTTCTTTTGTTCGGATCACG GTTCTCAACCCAAAGAGGTTAATCCAAAATCATCAAATACGGTAGCTTCTACGTCTAATGAAAGCAATCAAGATTTACATGAGAGCCATCCACCTCCTCCAAAGAAGGTAGTTGATATAAACCAGCCTCAAACTTGTAAAAATAAGGGATGTGGCAAGACCTTTACAGAGAAGGAAAATCATGACACTGCTTGCAGTTACCACCCTGGCCCTGCTATATTCCATGATCGGATGAGAGGG TGGAAATGCTGTGATATTCATGTGAAGGAATTTGATGAGTTCATGGCAATACCGCCTTGCACCAAGGGATGGCACAATGCTGATCCAGTGTCGTAA